In Burkholderia savannae, one genomic interval encodes:
- a CDS encoding ammonium transporter: protein MRKILMSLLMAGSLLAGGIGAAMADDASSAPAAASAAAASDTSASAAAASAPAASAPAASAPADASAAASAAAPASAAAAPAAPTAPFSVDSSKINSGDTAWMLTSTALVLFMTIPGLALFYGGMVRKKNVLATVMQSFAITALITVLWTVVGYSLAFTPGNGFIGGFSRVFLSGMNYIHGDKATTLTVSHLAPTIPETVYFVYQMTFAIITPALICGAFADRMKFSAMLVFMTLWSLIVYVPIAHMVWEPTGWLSADGVLDFAGGTVVHINAGIAGLMSCLVLGKRVGYGREAMAPHNLVLTLIGGSMLWVGWFGFNAGSAVAADGRAGFAMLTTQVATACAALGWMFAEWIAKGKPSVLGIVSGAVAGLVAITPAAGFVGVAGALVIGIAAGVVCFWSATWLKSKLGYDDSLDAFGVHGVGGILGALLTGVFAVKDIGGADGSLLLQAKGVLITLVYSGIVSFVLLKVIDLVIGLRVTEEEEREGLDVILHGEHVE, encoded by the coding sequence ATGCGCAAAATACTGATGTCACTGTTGATGGCCGGCTCGCTGCTTGCGGGCGGCATCGGCGCCGCGATGGCCGACGACGCGTCGTCGGCACCCGCAGCCGCCTCGGCCGCAGCGGCTTCCGACACGTCGGCGAGCGCCGCCGCCGCGTCCGCGCCTGCCGCCTCGGCGCCGGCCGCATCCGCGCCGGCCGACGCATCCGCGGCCGCATCGGCCGCCGCGCCGGCATCGGCCGCCGCCGCACCCGCCGCGCCGACCGCGCCGTTCTCGGTCGATTCGTCGAAGATCAATTCGGGCGACACCGCGTGGATGCTGACGTCGACCGCCCTCGTGCTGTTCATGACGATTCCGGGCCTCGCGCTCTTCTACGGCGGCATGGTTCGCAAGAAGAACGTGCTCGCCACCGTGATGCAGAGCTTCGCGATCACCGCGCTGATCACGGTGCTCTGGACGGTCGTCGGCTACAGCCTCGCGTTCACGCCGGGCAACGGCTTCATCGGCGGCTTCTCGCGCGTGTTCCTGTCCGGGATGAACTACATCCACGGCGACAAGGCGACGACGCTCACCGTCAGCCACCTCGCGCCGACGATTCCCGAGACGGTCTACTTCGTCTACCAGATGACGTTCGCGATCATCACGCCCGCCCTCATCTGCGGCGCGTTCGCCGACCGGATGAAGTTCTCGGCGATGCTCGTGTTCATGACGCTCTGGTCGCTGATCGTCTATGTGCCGATCGCGCACATGGTCTGGGAACCGACCGGCTGGCTGTCGGCCGACGGCGTGCTCGACTTCGCGGGCGGCACGGTCGTTCACATCAACGCCGGCATCGCGGGCCTGATGTCGTGCCTCGTGCTCGGCAAGCGCGTCGGCTACGGCCGTGAGGCGATGGCGCCGCACAACCTCGTGCTGACGCTGATCGGCGGCTCGATGCTGTGGGTCGGCTGGTTCGGCTTCAACGCGGGCTCCGCGGTCGCGGCGGACGGCCGTGCCGGCTTCGCGATGCTGACGACGCAAGTGGCGACCGCGTGCGCCGCGCTCGGCTGGATGTTCGCCGAGTGGATCGCGAAGGGTAAGCCCTCGGTGCTCGGCATCGTGTCGGGCGCGGTGGCGGGCCTCGTCGCGATCACGCCGGCGGCCGGCTTCGTCGGCGTCGCGGGCGCGCTCGTGATCGGCATCGCCGCGGGCGTCGTGTGCTTCTGGTCGGCCACGTGGCTCAAGTCGAAGCTCGGCTACGACGATTCACTCGACGCGTTCGGCGTGCACGGCGTGGGCGGCATTCTCGGCGCGCTGCTGACGGGCGTGTTCGCGGTCAAGGACATCGGCGGCGCCGACGGCAGCCTGCTGCTGCAGGCGAAGGGCGTGCTGATCACGCTCGTCTACAGCGGCATCGTGAGCTTCGTGCTGCTGAAGGTGATCGATCTCGTGATCGGCCTGCGCGTGACGGAGGAAGAAGAACGCGAGGGCCTCGACGTGATCCTGCACGGCGAGCACGTCGAATAA
- a CDS encoding P-II family nitrogen regulator, with amino-acid sequence MKLITAIIKPFKLDETREALSALGVSGITVTEVKGFGRQKGHTELYRGAEYVVDFLPKMKIEAAVSDDLVDQAVEAIERAARTGKIGDGKIFVTAIEQVIRIRTGETGADAL; translated from the coding sequence ATGAAACTGATTACCGCAATCATCAAGCCGTTCAAGCTCGATGAGACGCGCGAGGCGCTCTCGGCCCTCGGCGTCTCGGGCATCACGGTGACGGAGGTCAAGGGGTTCGGCCGCCAGAAAGGGCACACCGAGCTGTACCGCGGCGCCGAGTATGTCGTCGATTTCCTTCCTAAGATGAAAATCGAAGCCGCGGTGTCGGACGATCTCGTCGATCAGGCCGTCGAGGCGATCGAGCGTGCGGCACGCACGGGGAAGATCGGCGACGGCAAGATCTTCGTCACGGCGATCGAGCAGGTGATTCGGATCCGTACCGGGGAGACGGGCGCTGACGCCCTGTAA
- a CDS encoding accessory factor UbiK family protein gives MKQPSDVFNDLQARIGDLLKNSPAKDVERNVKAMLTQGFSKLDLVTREEFDTQAQVLARTRARLEELEKRVAELEQKLADVQS, from the coding sequence ATGAAGCAACCCAGCGACGTTTTCAACGACCTGCAGGCGCGTATCGGCGATCTGCTGAAAAACTCGCCGGCCAAGGATGTCGAGCGCAACGTGAAGGCGATGCTCACGCAGGGCTTCTCGAAGCTCGATCTCGTCACCCGCGAGGAATTCGACACGCAGGCGCAAGTGCTCGCGCGCACTCGCGCGCGGCTCGAGGAACTCGAGAAGCGCGTCGCCGAGCTCGAACAGAAACTGGCCGACGTCCAATCGTGA
- a CDS encoding YifB family Mg chelatase-like AAA ATPase, translated as MSLAVVRSRAPAAGRAPEVTVEVHLANGLPSFSIVGLPDLEVRESRERVRAALQNCGFEFPVRRITVNLAPADLPKESGRFDLPIALGILAASGQLPADALDGREFAGELSLTGALRPMRGAFAMACGAARAQQADETGLVADGEPAAAPSAAELYLPLPSAGEAALAPGVTVYGAADLPALCAHLAGAPDGRLAPVAAPRLDDLPAASAPDLADVIGQTGAKRALEVAAAGGHHMLMIGPPGAGKSMLAARLPGLLPPLNDDEALTSAAILSSSRAGFSPAQWRRRPFRAPHHSSSSAALVGGRNPPQPGEITLAHLGVLFLDELPEFDRHVLETLREPLEAGRITISRAALQADFPAACQLIAAMNPCPCGWRGDPGGRCRCSPDVAARYLRKLSGPLLDRIDIQIEIPALTPAELAERPAAAGESSAAVAERVALARLRQFARQRKTNHMLTGRETDTFCRPDSTGETLLREAGERFRWSARAHYRVLKVARTIADLAGDESPSAGQIAEAIRYRRVFSPA; from the coding sequence ATGTCGCTTGCCGTGGTGCGCAGCCGCGCGCCCGCTGCCGGCCGTGCGCCGGAAGTCACCGTCGAAGTCCATCTCGCCAACGGGCTGCCCTCGTTCTCGATCGTCGGGCTGCCCGATCTCGAGGTGCGCGAAAGTCGCGAGCGCGTACGCGCCGCGCTGCAGAATTGCGGCTTCGAATTCCCCGTGCGGCGCATTACCGTCAACCTCGCGCCCGCCGACCTGCCGAAGGAGTCCGGCCGCTTCGACCTGCCGATCGCGCTCGGCATTCTCGCCGCGAGCGGCCAGCTTCCGGCCGATGCGCTCGATGGCCGCGAGTTCGCGGGCGAGCTGTCGTTGACGGGCGCGCTGCGCCCGATGCGCGGTGCGTTCGCGATGGCGTGCGGCGCGGCGCGCGCGCAGCAGGCGGACGAAACCGGTTTGGTGGCGGATGGCGAACCGGCGGCGGCGCCGAGCGCCGCCGAGCTCTACCTGCCGCTGCCGAGCGCGGGCGAAGCGGCGCTCGCGCCGGGCGTGACGGTGTACGGCGCGGCTGATCTGCCCGCGCTGTGCGCGCATCTCGCCGGCGCGCCGGACGGGCGGCTCGCGCCCGTCGCCGCACCCCGCCTCGACGATCTGCCTGCCGCATCCGCCCCCGACCTCGCCGACGTGATCGGCCAGACGGGCGCGAAGCGCGCGCTCGAAGTCGCGGCGGCGGGCGGCCATCACATGCTGATGATCGGGCCGCCGGGAGCGGGCAAGTCGATGCTCGCCGCGCGTCTGCCGGGCCTCCTGCCGCCGCTCAACGACGACGAGGCGCTGACGTCCGCCGCGATTCTTTCATCGAGCCGCGCGGGCTTCTCGCCCGCTCAATGGCGGCGGCGTCCGTTTCGCGCGCCGCACCACTCGTCGAGTTCGGCCGCGCTCGTCGGCGGGCGCAATCCGCCGCAGCCGGGCGAAATCACGCTCGCGCACCTCGGCGTGCTGTTCCTCGACGAGCTGCCCGAATTCGACCGGCACGTGCTCGAGACGCTGCGCGAGCCGCTCGAGGCGGGCCGCATCACGATCTCGCGCGCCGCGCTGCAGGCGGATTTCCCGGCCGCATGCCAGCTGATCGCGGCGATGAATCCGTGCCCCTGCGGCTGGCGCGGCGACCCCGGCGGCCGTTGCCGCTGCTCGCCCGACGTCGCCGCGCGCTATCTGCGCAAGCTGTCCGGGCCGCTTCTCGACCGCATCGACATCCAGATCGAAATTCCCGCGCTCACGCCCGCCGAGCTGGCCGAGCGGCCGGCGGCGGCGGGCGAATCGAGCGCGGCCGTCGCCGAGCGCGTCGCGCTCGCGCGCTTGCGGCAATTCGCGCGGCAGCGCAAGACCAATCACATGCTGACGGGGCGCGAAACCGATACGTTCTGCCGTCCGGACAGCACGGGCGAGACGCTGCTGCGCGAAGCGGGCGAGCGGTTCCGCTGGTCGGCGCGCGCGCACTACCGGGTGCTGAAGGTCGCGCGGACGATCGCGGATCTCGCGGGCGACGAATCGCCGAGCGCCGGGCAGATCGCCGAGGCGATCCGGTATCGAAGGGTGTTTTCGCCCGCCTGA
- a CDS encoding GNAT family N-acetyltransferase — protein MTILVRAAAPADQPALRRLYLRARRGTFAWLPADGFALDDFDEHTRGESLLVAQAPREGIVGFISVWEPDCFLHHLYVAGSRLREGIGSALLRALPGWPATRYRLKCLRLNERALAFYRAHGFVEIDSGVSEDGDYLLLELRPTGGR, from the coding sequence ATGACGATTCTCGTTCGCGCCGCCGCCCCCGCCGACCAGCCCGCGTTGCGCCGGCTCTATTTGCGCGCGCGCCGCGGCACGTTCGCCTGGTTGCCCGCCGACGGCTTCGCGCTCGATGATTTCGACGAACACACCCGAGGCGAATCGCTGCTCGTCGCGCAAGCGCCGCGCGAGGGCATCGTCGGCTTCATCTCGGTGTGGGAGCCCGACTGCTTTCTCCACCATCTGTACGTTGCGGGTTCGCGGCTGCGCGAGGGAATAGGCAGCGCGTTGCTGCGCGCGCTGCCCGGCTGGCCCGCCACGCGCTATCGGCTCAAATGCCTGCGATTGAACGAGCGCGCACTCGCGTTTTATCGCGCACACGGGTTCGTCGAGATCGATTCGGGCGTATCCGAGGACGGCGACTATCTGCTGCTGGAACTCCGCCCGACGGGCGGCCGATGA
- a CDS encoding thioesterase II family protein, which yields MALLPGTLTIPDRRERARHRLLMFHHACGSATNYYRWAAAFPAHIEVWLVELPGRGRSLHRPAFDTLPQLRDYLRELAPELPADYAIFGHSMGALVAYCFAHDMTQLGRPPRWLGVSGADSPFAASRRRAHPVHARPDAAIVDHLASLGGTPPEVFAHDELRAILLKLAKADFRIVEAFFPLASPTPLPVPVTVFAGKRDAVLSEDGLHDWRRASTLPIERKTFDGGHFYLLDTPSAVRDAIEAALTKHERRSSLPAAPQPEEGGTGAGIFDGARCAG from the coding sequence ATGGCCTTGCTGCCCGGCACCCTCACCATTCCCGACCGGCGCGAACGCGCGCGGCACCGGCTGCTGATGTTCCATCACGCGTGCGGCTCCGCGACGAATTACTACAGATGGGCGGCCGCGTTTCCGGCCCACATCGAGGTATGGCTCGTCGAGCTGCCGGGCCGCGGCAGAAGCCTCCACCGCCCCGCATTCGACACGCTGCCGCAACTGCGCGACTACCTGCGCGAACTCGCCCCCGAGCTTCCGGCCGATTACGCGATCTTCGGCCACAGCATGGGCGCGCTCGTCGCGTATTGCTTCGCGCACGATATGACGCAACTCGGGCGTCCGCCGCGCTGGCTCGGCGTGTCGGGAGCCGATTCGCCGTTTGCGGCGTCGCGACGCCGCGCGCATCCGGTCCACGCGCGTCCCGACGCGGCGATCGTCGATCATCTCGCGTCGCTCGGCGGCACGCCGCCCGAAGTCTTCGCGCACGACGAGCTGCGCGCGATCCTGCTGAAGCTCGCGAAGGCGGATTTCCGGATCGTCGAGGCGTTCTTCCCACTCGCGTCGCCGACGCCGCTGCCCGTGCCCGTCACGGTCTTCGCCGGCAAACGCGATGCGGTGCTGTCCGAGGACGGGCTGCACGACTGGCGGCGCGCGTCGACGCTCCCGATCGAACGCAAGACGTTCGACGGCGGACATTTCTATCTGCTCGACACCCCGTCCGCGGTCCGCGACGCGATAGAAGCCGCATTGACGAAGCACGAACGGCGCTCGAGCCTGCCAGCCGCCCCGCAACCGGAGGAAGGCGGCACGGGCGCCGGCATATTCGACGGAGCGCGCTGCGCCGGTTAG
- a CDS encoding TlpA disulfide reductase family protein: MSPAPAPTGRRAGPLRYVAIAVAAVAIAVAGYFAFNGKSSAPEATFTLLSGQKISTAADLKGKVYLVNFWATSCATCMQEMPQMVETYNRFKGQGLEFVAVAMNYDPPMYVANYAQTRQLPFKVALDDGSVAKQFGNVQLTPTTFVIGKDGKILKRYVGAPQFAELDQLLQKALDTSA; encoded by the coding sequence ATGAGCCCCGCTCCCGCCCCCACCGGCCGCCGCGCCGGCCCGTTGCGCTACGTGGCGATCGCCGTCGCCGCCGTCGCGATCGCCGTCGCCGGCTATTTCGCGTTCAACGGCAAGTCCAGCGCGCCCGAAGCAACGTTTACGCTGTTGTCCGGCCAGAAGATTTCGACCGCCGCCGATCTGAAGGGCAAGGTCTATCTCGTCAACTTCTGGGCGACAAGCTGCGCGACCTGCATGCAGGAAATGCCGCAGATGGTCGAAACGTACAACCGCTTCAAGGGCCAGGGGCTCGAATTCGTCGCGGTCGCGATGAACTACGATCCGCCGATGTACGTCGCGAACTACGCGCAAACGCGCCAGCTGCCGTTCAAGGTCGCGCTCGACGACGGCAGCGTCGCGAAACAGTTCGGCAACGTTCAGCTGACGCCGACGACGTTCGTGATCGGCAAGGACGGCAAGATCCTGAAGCGCTACGTCGGCGCGCCGCAGTTCGCGGAGCTCGACCAGCTGCTGCAAAAGGCGCTCGACACGAGCGCATAA
- a CDS encoding sigma-54-dependent transcriptional regulator translates to MANRLQVIYIEDDELVRRAGVQSLQLAGFDVVGFGSVEAAEKAIVGDAAGVIVSDIRLPGASGLDLLAQCRERTPDVPVVLVTGHGDISMAVQAMRDGAYDFIEKPFAAERLIETVRRALERRALVLENHALRRELAGQGVVAPRIIGTSPAIEQVRRLIANVAPTDASVLINGDTGAGKELIARSLHELSPRRDKPFIAVNCGALPEPMFESEMFGYEPGAFTGAAKRRIGKLEYASGGTLFLDEIESMPLALQVKLLRVLQDGVLERLGSNQPIRVNCRVIAAAKGDMSEHVAAGTFRRDLLYRLNVVTIALPPLAERREDIVPLFEHFMLDAAVRYGRPAPLLTDRQRASVMQRDWPGNVRELRNAADRFVLGVTEGIVGDAGAGDAQEDAGQSLKERVEEFERAVIAETLNRTGGAVAATADKLHVGKATLYEKMKRYGLTAKGETDR, encoded by the coding sequence ATGGCGAACCGCCTGCAAGTGATCTACATCGAAGACGACGAGCTCGTGCGCCGCGCGGGCGTGCAGAGCCTGCAGCTCGCGGGCTTCGACGTCGTCGGGTTCGGTTCGGTCGAGGCGGCCGAGAAGGCGATCGTCGGCGATGCGGCCGGCGTGATCGTGTCCGACATCCGCCTGCCCGGCGCGAGCGGCCTCGATCTGCTGGCGCAGTGCCGCGAGCGCACGCCCGACGTGCCGGTCGTGCTCGTCACCGGGCACGGCGACATCTCGATGGCCGTGCAGGCGATGCGCGACGGCGCATACGATTTCATCGAAAAGCCGTTCGCGGCCGAGCGCCTGATCGAGACGGTGCGGCGCGCGCTCGAGCGGCGTGCGCTCGTGCTCGAGAACCACGCGCTGCGGCGCGAGCTCGCGGGGCAGGGCGTCGTCGCGCCGCGGATCATCGGCACAAGCCCGGCGATCGAGCAGGTCCGGCGGCTGATTGCGAACGTCGCGCCGACCGACGCGTCGGTCCTCATCAACGGCGACACGGGCGCCGGCAAGGAGCTGATCGCGCGCAGCCTGCACGAGCTGTCGCCGCGCCGCGACAAGCCGTTCATCGCGGTCAACTGCGGCGCGCTGCCGGAGCCGATGTTCGAATCCGAAATGTTCGGCTACGAGCCGGGCGCGTTTACCGGTGCGGCGAAACGCCGAATCGGCAAGCTCGAATACGCGTCGGGCGGCACGCTGTTCCTCGACGAGATCGAGAGCATGCCGCTCGCGCTGCAGGTGAAGCTGTTGCGCGTGCTGCAAGACGGCGTGCTAGAGCGGCTCGGCTCGAATCAGCCGATTCGCGTGAATTGCCGCGTGATCGCGGCGGCGAAGGGCGACATGAGCGAGCACGTCGCGGCCGGCACGTTCCGGCGCGATCTGCTGTATCGCCTCAATGTCGTGACGATCGCGCTGCCGCCGCTCGCCGAGCGCCGCGAGGACATCGTGCCGCTCTTCGAGCACTTCATGCTCGACGCGGCGGTTCGCTACGGGCGCCCCGCGCCGCTTCTCACCGATCGGCAGCGCGCGAGCGTGATGCAGCGCGACTGGCCGGGCAACGTGCGCGAGCTGCGCAACGCGGCCGACCGCTTCGTGCTCGGCGTGACGGAGGGCATCGTCGGCGACGCGGGCGCAGGGGACGCGCAAGAGGATGCCGGGCAGTCGCTCAAGGAGCGCGTCGAGGAATTCGAGCGGGCGGTGATCGCCGAGACGCTGAACCGCACGGGCGGCGCGGTCGCCGCGACGGCCGACAAGCTGCACGTCGGCAAGGCGACGCTCTACGAGAAGATGAAGCGCTACGGATTGACGGCGAAGGGAGAAACGGACCGCTGA
- a CDS encoding sensor histidine kinase gives MSGNTAGRAAAPAPGGAGPGAPTRASLGPAAFSGGGYATIDDPYSPEAVTVKRRLLVLLALAAMLAAACALTWAVTWRRGVADLRDSAAARVDRTTNALKSTLDRYESLPYLLGGHPFVQDVLAAPGNRRRVNRANLYLEDMNRHAHATATYVIAANGLCVAASNWRGPDSFTGIGYQFRPYFIDAVKGGTGRFFGIGTISRDPGYYISQPVRRDGKIIGVAVVKLNLEWFQGADASEPLVVADDHGVIFLSSVPEWKYHTLKPLPGPIATSIHETRQYAQHPVTPLPLRVERVLGPDAQIVRMGAGRRAPRYLATRRLLGEPDWQLVTLAPIEPVDADARNATIVTAFGFVSLSLLAFYWRTRRARVKEMLRSRVLLQSAYAELNRRVEERTADLSQANARLKQEVGERIRAEHELRAAHDELVQASKLAALGQMAAGITHELNQPLAALRSFSDNTRVLLDRGDQAAARENLEAIAALTERMGKITNQLKLFVGRAKPRNEQAHVARALRNVLALLKERLKGVELAITLRDETRDPAEAARFDPSRDEPALVARCEDLRLEQVLINLLGNALDAVAAAAAPRIDVTIDATAATLAIVVRDNGPGIAPESLARLFEPFFTTKEMGRGLGLGLAISSSIARDAGGSLTARNAPAGGAEFVLTLRRARTHHPDTSAAS, from the coding sequence ATGAGCGGGAACACGGCGGGGCGCGCAGCGGCGCCCGCGCCGGGCGGGGCCGGGCCGGGCGCGCCGACGCGCGCGTCGCTCGGCCCCGCGGCCTTTTCGGGCGGGGGCTATGCCACAATAGACGATCCTTACAGTCCGGAAGCCGTCACCGTGAAGCGCCGCCTGCTCGTCCTTCTCGCGCTCGCCGCGATGCTCGCGGCGGCGTGCGCGCTCACGTGGGCCGTCACGTGGCGGCGCGGCGTCGCCGATCTGCGCGACAGCGCGGCGGCGCGCGTCGACCGCACGACCAACGCGCTGAAGAGCACGCTCGACCGCTACGAATCGCTGCCTTACCTGCTGGGCGGCCACCCGTTCGTGCAGGACGTTCTCGCCGCGCCCGGCAATCGCCGCCGCGTGAACCGCGCGAACCTGTACCTCGAGGACATGAACCGCCACGCGCACGCGACGGCGACTTACGTGATCGCCGCGAACGGGCTGTGCGTCGCCGCGAGCAACTGGCGCGGCCCGGACAGCTTCACCGGCATCGGCTACCAGTTCCGTCCGTATTTCATCGATGCGGTGAAGGGCGGCACGGGCCGCTTCTTCGGGATCGGCACGATCTCGCGCGATCCCGGCTACTACATCTCGCAGCCCGTGCGGCGCGACGGCAAGATCATCGGCGTCGCGGTCGTGAAGCTCAATCTCGAATGGTTCCAGGGCGCGGACGCGTCGGAGCCGCTCGTCGTCGCCGACGATCACGGCGTGATCTTCCTGTCGTCGGTGCCCGAATGGAAGTACCACACGCTCAAGCCGCTGCCGGGGCCGATCGCGACGTCGATTCACGAGACGCGCCAGTACGCGCAGCATCCGGTGACGCCGCTGCCGCTGCGCGTCGAGCGCGTGCTCGGGCCCGATGCGCAGATCGTCCGGATGGGCGCGGGGCGGCGCGCGCCGCGCTATCTCGCGACGCGCCGCCTGCTCGGCGAGCCCGACTGGCAGCTCGTCACGCTCGCGCCGATCGAGCCCGTCGACGCCGACGCGCGCAACGCGACGATCGTCACCGCGTTCGGCTTCGTGTCGCTCAGCCTGCTCGCGTTCTACTGGCGCACCCGCCGCGCGCGCGTGAAGGAGATGCTGCGCAGCCGCGTGCTGCTGCAAAGCGCGTATGCGGAGCTGAACCGGCGCGTCGAGGAGCGCACGGCCGATCTGTCGCAGGCGAACGCGCGGCTCAAGCAGGAAGTCGGCGAGCGGATTCGCGCGGAGCACGAGCTGCGCGCGGCGCACGACGAGCTCGTCCAGGCGAGCAAGCTCGCCGCGCTCGGCCAGATGGCGGCCGGCATCACGCACGAGCTGAACCAGCCGCTCGCCGCGCTGCGCAGCTTCTCCGACAACACGCGCGTGCTGCTCGACCGCGGCGATCAGGCGGCCGCGCGCGAGAACCTCGAGGCGATCGCGGCGCTCACCGAGCGCATGGGCAAGATCACCAATCAGCTGAAGCTGTTCGTCGGGCGCGCGAAGCCGCGCAACGAGCAGGCGCACGTCGCGCGCGCGCTGCGCAACGTGCTCGCGCTGCTCAAGGAGCGGTTGAAGGGCGTCGAGCTCGCGATCACGCTGCGCGACGAAACGCGCGATCCCGCCGAAGCGGCGCGCTTCGATCCGTCGCGCGACGAGCCGGCGCTCGTCGCGCGCTGCGAGGATCTGCGGCTCGAACAGGTGCTCATCAACCTGCTCGGCAACGCGCTCGACGCGGTCGCGGCGGCCGCCGCGCCGCGCATCGACGTGACGATCGACGCGACGGCCGCGACGCTTGCGATCGTCGTGCGCGACAATGGGCCGGGGATTGCGCCGGAATCGCTCGCGCGGCTGTTCGAGCCGTTCTTCACGACGAAGGAAATGGGGCGCGGGCTCGGGCTCGGCCTCGCGATCTCGTCGTCGATCGCGCGCGACGCGGGCGGCTCGCTCACCGCGCGCAACGCGCCGGCGGGCGGCGCGGAGTTCGTCTTGACGCTGCGCCGCGCGCGCACGCATCATCCGGACACTTCCGCCGCGAGCTGA
- a CDS encoding dicarboxylate/amino acid:cation symporter: MVKKPFYKVLYVQVIFAIVVGVLLGHYYPSLAVDMKPLGDGFIKLIKMVIGPIIFCTVVTGIAGMQDMKKVGRVGGKALLYFEIVSTFALVLGLAATHILRPGVGFNIDPATLNGKEVASYAAKAHGQSTVDFLMHIIPNTMIDAFAQGEILQILLIALLFGSVLAHLGDRGRVVTDFIDGITRVLFGIVHIVTKLAPIGAFGAMAFTIGKYGVGSLVPLLKLIGTFYLTSVVFVLVVLGAIARFTGFSIIRFVGYIKEELLIVLGTSSSEAALPQLMEKLEKAGCSRSVVGLVVPTGYSFNLDGTNIYMTMAVLFIAQATNIELTWMQQLTLLAVAMLTSKGASGVTGAGFITLAATLAVVPTIPLSGMVLILGIDRFMSECRALTNIVGNGVATVVVSAWEKELDRAKLRAALTGNGEAAAGETARV; this comes from the coding sequence ATCGTGAAGAAACCGTTCTATAAAGTCCTCTACGTGCAGGTGATCTTCGCCATCGTCGTCGGCGTGCTCCTCGGTCACTACTACCCGTCGCTCGCCGTCGACATGAAGCCGCTCGGCGACGGCTTCATCAAGCTGATCAAGATGGTGATCGGCCCGATCATCTTCTGCACCGTCGTGACGGGCATCGCCGGCATGCAGGACATGAAGAAGGTGGGGCGCGTCGGCGGCAAGGCGCTGCTGTATTTCGAGATCGTGTCGACCTTCGCGCTCGTGCTCGGCCTCGCGGCGACGCACATCCTGCGTCCCGGCGTCGGCTTCAACATCGATCCGGCGACGCTCAACGGCAAGGAAGTCGCGTCGTACGCGGCGAAGGCGCACGGCCAGTCGACCGTCGACTTCCTGATGCACATCATCCCGAACACGATGATCGACGCGTTCGCGCAAGGCGAGATCCTGCAGATCCTGCTGATCGCGCTGCTGTTCGGCAGCGTGCTCGCGCATCTCGGCGATCGGGGCCGCGTCGTCACCGACTTCATCGACGGCATCACGCGCGTGCTGTTCGGCATCGTGCACATCGTCACGAAGCTCGCGCCGATCGGCGCGTTCGGCGCGATGGCGTTCACGATCGGCAAGTACGGCGTCGGCTCGCTGGTGCCGCTGCTCAAGCTGATCGGCACGTTCTACCTGACCTCGGTCGTGTTCGTGCTCGTCGTGCTCGGCGCGATCGCGCGCTTCACCGGCTTCTCGATCATCCGCTTCGTCGGCTACATCAAGGAAGAGCTGCTGATCGTGCTCGGCACGAGCTCGTCGGAGGCGGCGCTGCCGCAGCTGATGGAGAAGCTCGAGAAGGCGGGCTGCTCGCGCTCGGTCGTCGGCCTCGTCGTGCCGACCGGCTACTCGTTCAACCTCGACGGCACGAACATCTACATGACGATGGCCGTCCTCTTCATCGCGCAGGCGACCAACATCGAGCTCACGTGGATGCAGCAGCTCACGCTGCTCGCGGTCGCGATGCTGACATCGAAGGGCGCGAGCGGCGTGACGGGCGCGGGCTTCATCACGCTCGCCGCGACGCTCGCCGTCGTGCCGACCATTCCGCTCTCCGGCATGGTGCTGATTCTCGGCATCGACCGCTTCATGAGCGAGTGCCGCGCGCTGACGAACATCGTCGGCAACGGCGTCGCGACGGTCGTCGTGTCCGCGTGGGAGAAGGAGCTCGACCGCGCGAAGCTGCGCGCGGCGCTCACGGGCAACGGCGAAGCCGCCGCGGGCGAAACCGCCCGCGTCTGA